The Trinickia acidisoli genome includes a window with the following:
- a CDS encoding LysR family transcriptional regulator yields MDSVQLPALAAFTNVARHGSFTRAAAESGVSASALSQSIRALEAQLNVRLFNRTTRRVALTEAGAQFLERVRPALAMLDAACEALDETRAEPTGTLRINLPRIASELLVVPYLAEFARRYPRVALEMSLDEGLSDLVGEGFDAGIRLGERLARDMVAVPLSGPLRLVVAAAPAYFARFPKPSTPSDLTGHDCLRYRFSTSRGIYRWEFAEPGKPQRVFEVETSGTFVTNDLRTMVQAAEQGVGLLHVIEDYVRSQLADGRLVRVLDDWALTLDGFSLYMPSRTQMPLKLRVFVDFLKEKCRAGRGGKRR; encoded by the coding sequence ATGGACTCCGTGCAATTGCCGGCGCTTGCCGCCTTCACGAACGTCGCTCGCCACGGAAGCTTTACGCGCGCGGCTGCGGAAAGCGGCGTATCGGCGTCGGCGCTGTCGCAATCGATTCGTGCGCTCGAAGCGCAACTGAACGTGCGGCTCTTCAACCGGACGACGCGCCGCGTTGCGTTGACCGAAGCCGGGGCGCAGTTCCTGGAGCGGGTGCGGCCGGCGCTGGCGATGCTCGATGCCGCTTGCGAGGCGCTGGACGAAACGCGGGCCGAGCCCACGGGAACGCTGCGGATCAACCTTCCGCGCATCGCGAGCGAGCTGCTCGTCGTGCCGTATTTGGCGGAGTTCGCCCGGCGCTACCCGCGCGTGGCCCTCGAGATGTCGCTCGACGAGGGGCTCAGCGATCTCGTGGGCGAAGGCTTCGACGCGGGCATTCGGCTAGGCGAGCGGCTTGCCCGCGACATGGTGGCCGTGCCGCTGTCGGGACCGCTGCGGCTCGTGGTGGCTGCGGCACCGGCGTACTTTGCGCGCTTTCCGAAGCCTTCGACGCCCAGCGATCTGACCGGCCACGATTGTCTGCGCTACCGATTCTCGACGAGTCGCGGTATTTATCGATGGGAGTTCGCCGAGCCGGGCAAGCCGCAGCGTGTGTTCGAGGTGGAGACGAGCGGCACGTTCGTCACGAACGATCTGCGCACGATGGTGCAGGCGGCCGAGCAGGGTGTCGGGCTGTTGCACGTCATCGAGGACTATGTGCGGTCGCAGTTGGCCGATGGGCGGCTCGTGCGTGTGCTCGACGATTGGGCGCTGACGCTCGACGGTTTTTCGCTCTATATGCCGAGCCGGACGCAGATGCCGTTGAAGCTGCGGGTGTTCGTCGATTTCTTGAAGGAGAAGTGCCGGGCGGGGAGGGGCGGCAAGCGTCGTTGA
- a CDS encoding class 1 fructose-bisphosphatase, with protein sequence MSLQRRTTLTKYLIEQQRETNNLPADLRLLIEVVARACKLISYHVSKGALGEALGTAGTENVQGEVQKKLDVLSNEILLDANEWGGNLAAMASEEMETLFPIPSNYPRGEYLLVFDPLDGSSNIDVNVSIGTIFSVLRCPDGQEATEQSFLQPGRQQVAAGYAVYGPQTVFVLTTGNGVNCFTLDRELGSWVLTHSNLRIPEDTREYAINASNDRHWYAPVQRYVGELLAGATGPRQTDFNMRWVASMVADVHRILNRGGIFMYPADKRTPDKPGKLRLMYEANPMSFIVEQAGGAATNGLERILDIQPKSLHERVAVFLGSKNEVERVTRYHREEKK encoded by the coding sequence ATGTCCTTGCAACGTCGCACTACCCTGACCAAATACCTGATCGAGCAGCAGCGGGAGACGAACAATCTGCCGGCCGACTTGCGCCTGCTGATCGAAGTCGTCGCCCGCGCCTGCAAGCTCATCAGCTATCACGTGAGCAAAGGCGCGCTCGGCGAAGCGCTCGGCACAGCGGGGACCGAGAACGTCCAAGGCGAGGTGCAGAAGAAGCTCGACGTCCTATCGAACGAAATCCTGCTCGACGCCAACGAGTGGGGCGGCAACCTCGCGGCGATGGCCTCCGAGGAAATGGAGACGCTGTTCCCGATCCCATCGAACTACCCGCGCGGCGAATACCTGCTCGTGTTCGACCCGCTCGACGGCTCGTCCAACATCGACGTCAACGTCTCGATCGGCACGATCTTCTCGGTTCTGCGCTGCCCCGACGGACAAGAGGCGACCGAGCAGTCGTTCCTGCAACCGGGCCGGCAGCAAGTGGCGGCCGGCTATGCGGTCTACGGCCCGCAAACGGTGTTCGTGCTGACGACGGGTAACGGCGTGAACTGCTTCACGCTCGACCGCGAGCTCGGCTCGTGGGTGCTGACGCACAGCAATCTTCGGATTCCGGAAGATACGCGCGAGTACGCGATCAATGCGTCGAACGATCGGCATTGGTACGCGCCCGTGCAGCGTTACGTGGGCGAGCTGTTGGCAGGTGCGACGGGGCCGCGGCAGACCGACTTCAACATGCGCTGGGTCGCATCGATGGTGGCCGACGTCCACCGCATCTTGAACCGCGGCGGCATCTTCATGTATCCGGCCGACAAGCGCACGCCCGACAAACCCGGCAAGCTGCGGCTCATGTACGAAGCAAACCCGATGTCGTTCATCGTCGAGCAAGCGGGCGGCGCGGCCACGAACGGCCTCGAGCGCATCCTCGACATCCAGCCGAAGAGCCTGCACGAGCGCGTCGCGGTGTTCCTCGGCTCGAAGAATGAGGTCGAGCGGGTGACGCGTTACCACCGCGAAGAAAAAAAATGA
- the pepN gene encoding aminopeptidase N: MTDTVNPAVIRRADYAAPAFLIESVALEFDLAPERTIVKNTMRLRRNPDATPAPRLELIGEALEFIGAALDGKALPESAVRAHEHGLTIENVPDAFTLKIESACNPGANTTLSGLYVSSDNFFTQCEAEGFRRITYFLDRPDVMATYTVTLRADKAAYPVLLSNGNLVEEGDLGDGRHFAKWEDPFKKPSYLFALVAGKLVAIEERIRTGSGKEKLLQVWVEPQDLDKTRHAMDSLIHSIRWDEERFGLELDLDRFMIVAVSDFNMGAMENKGLNIFNTKYVLANQETATDTDFGNVEAVVGHEYFHNWTGNRVTCRDWFQLSLKEGLTVFRDQEFSADMQGGATDETARAVKRIEDVRVLRQMQFAEDAGPMAHPVRPESFVEINNFYTMTVYEKGAEVVRMYQTLFGRDGFRRGMDLYFKRHDGQAVTCDDFRHAMADANGRDLAQFERWYSQAGTPRVSVRTAYDAAAGRYSVTLAQGYGDATSAARETQKGPLLIPFAIGLIGRDGADIALRLEGETAASGTTRVIELTEHEQTFTFVDVKEAPLPSLLRNFSAPVIVEYDYTNDELAFLLAHDSDPFNRWEAGQRLASRELLALAARAAAGEPLSLDDATVAAFARVLTDETLSPAFRELAMMLPSESYLAEQMAEANPAAVHAARQFARKRLATALGSEWLAVYERHAKSGPYEPTPQAAGHRALKNLALAYLAELDDPADAIRLARAQYDGANNMTDRTAALAALLAASAAAGAGVAEPALDEFYRRFEQEPLVIDKWFGLQATQRGSEKRPVIDIVRKLMLHPAFTLRNPNRARSLIFSFCAGNPAQFHAADGSGYAFWAEQVIALDALNPQVAARLARSLELWRRYTPALRERMREALERVAAQVKSRDVREIVEKALA; the protein is encoded by the coding sequence ATGACCGATACCGTCAATCCCGCTGTGATCCGCCGGGCCGACTACGCCGCGCCCGCCTTCCTCATCGAGTCCGTCGCACTCGAGTTCGACCTCGCGCCCGAGCGCACGATCGTCAAGAACACGATGCGACTGCGCCGCAATCCCGATGCCACGCCCGCACCCCGCCTCGAGCTGATAGGCGAGGCGCTCGAATTCATCGGCGCGGCGCTCGACGGCAAAGCGCTGCCCGAGAGCGCGGTGCGCGCGCACGAGCACGGTCTGACGATCGAGAACGTGCCCGACGCCTTCACGCTAAAGATCGAGAGCGCCTGCAACCCCGGCGCAAACACCACGCTGTCGGGGCTCTACGTATCGAGCGACAACTTCTTCACGCAATGCGAAGCCGAAGGCTTTCGCCGCATCACCTACTTCCTCGACCGCCCGGACGTCATGGCGACCTACACGGTCACCTTGCGTGCCGACAAAGCCGCCTACCCGGTGCTGCTCTCGAACGGCAACCTCGTCGAAGAAGGCGATCTCGGCGACGGCCGCCACTTCGCGAAATGGGAAGACCCGTTCAAGAAGCCGAGCTATCTGTTCGCGCTCGTCGCGGGCAAGCTCGTCGCGATCGAAGAGCGGATTCGCACGGGCTCGGGCAAGGAGAAGCTGCTGCAAGTGTGGGTCGAGCCGCAAGATCTCGACAAGACGCGGCACGCCATGGATTCGCTAATTCATTCCATTCGCTGGGACGAAGAACGCTTCGGCCTCGAACTCGATCTCGACCGCTTCATGATCGTCGCCGTCAGCGACTTCAACATGGGCGCGATGGAGAACAAAGGGCTGAACATCTTCAACACGAAGTACGTGCTGGCGAATCAAGAGACGGCCACCGATACCGACTTCGGCAACGTCGAAGCCGTCGTCGGCCACGAGTACTTTCACAACTGGACCGGCAACCGCGTCACGTGCCGCGACTGGTTCCAGTTGAGCCTGAAGGAAGGGCTCACGGTGTTCCGCGATCAGGAATTCTCGGCCGACATGCAAGGCGGCGCTACTGATGAGACGGCGCGCGCGGTCAAGCGCATCGAAGACGTGCGCGTCCTGCGCCAAATGCAGTTCGCCGAAGACGCAGGCCCGATGGCCCATCCGGTGCGGCCCGAAAGCTTCGTCGAGATCAACAACTTCTACACGATGACCGTCTACGAGAAAGGCGCGGAAGTCGTGCGAATGTATCAGACGCTGTTCGGGCGCGACGGCTTTAGGCGCGGCATGGATCTGTACTTCAAGCGCCACGACGGGCAGGCCGTCACCTGCGACGACTTCCGCCACGCAATGGCCGATGCGAACGGCCGCGATCTGGCGCAGTTCGAGCGCTGGTACAGCCAGGCGGGCACGCCGCGCGTCTCGGTGCGCACCGCTTACGATGCGGCGGCCGGGCGCTACAGCGTGACGCTTGCGCAAGGCTACGGCGATGCGACGAGCGCCGCGCGCGAAACGCAAAAGGGCCCGCTCCTGATCCCGTTCGCGATCGGCCTCATCGGCCGCGACGGCGCGGACATCGCGTTGCGCCTCGAAGGCGAGACGGCCGCGTCGGGCACGACGCGCGTGATCGAGCTGACCGAGCATGAGCAGACGTTCACGTTCGTCGACGTGAAGGAAGCGCCGCTGCCGTCGCTCCTACGCAATTTCTCGGCGCCCGTGATCGTCGAGTACGACTACACGAACGACGAACTCGCGTTCCTGCTGGCACACGACAGCGATCCCTTCAACCGCTGGGAAGCGGGCCAGCGGTTGGCCTCGCGCGAATTGCTCGCGCTCGCCGCGCGCGCGGCGGCCGGCGAACCCCTGTCGCTCGACGACGCCACGGTCGCCGCCTTCGCCCGCGTGCTGACCGACGAGACGCTCTCGCCCGCGTTCCGCGAACTCGCGATGATGCTGCCGTCGGAATCGTATTTGGCCGAGCAGATGGCCGAGGCGAACCCGGCCGCCGTGCACGCCGCGCGTCAGTTCGCCCGCAAGCGCCTCGCGACGGCCCTCGGAAGCGAATGGCTCGCCGTCTACGAACGTCACGCGAAGTCCGGCCCGTACGAGCCGACGCCGCAGGCAGCCGGCCATCGCGCGCTGAAGAATCTCGCGCTCGCTTACTTGGCCGAGCTCGACGACCCGGCCGACGCGATCCGGCTCGCGCGCGCGCAATACGACGGCGCGAACAACATGACCGACCGCACGGCCGCGCTCGCCGCTCTGCTCGCGGCTTCCGCGGCAGCCGGCGCAGGCGTCGCCGAGCCTGCGCTCGACGAGTTCTACCGCCGCTTCGAGCAAGAACCGCTCGTCATCGACAAATGGTTCGGCCTACAAGCCACGCAGCGCGGCAGCGAGAAGCGGCCGGTCATCGACATCGTACGCAAGTTGATGCTGCATCCCGCGTTCACGCTGCGCAACCCGAACCGTGCGCGATCGCTGATCTTCAGCTTCTGCGCCGGCAACCCTGCGCAGTTCCATGCGGCCGACGGCTCGGGCTACGCGTTCTGGGCCGAGCAGGTCATCGCGCTCGATGCGCTCAATCCGCAAGTGGCCGCGCGGCTCGCGCGCTCGCTCGAGCTTTGGCGGCGCTACACGCCCGCGCTACGCGAACGGATGCGCGAGGCGCTCGAGCGCGTGGCTGCGCAGGTCAAGTCGCGCGACGTGCGGGAGATCGTCGAAAAAGCGCTTGCATAG
- a CDS encoding DUF4136 domain-containing protein, producing MKWERVWRAVVPVMAVLLSGCTTYVSTQVTAFSNWNGSDATRTYAFARTSVQQNSIEQATYEQFVANELDAYAFRQVPSADARYLVGLTYSIHTGTVTVTQPVFYGNPWPGPFWRPIGPWGPFGPFPPDYVTQSYPVFTHTLGIRITERASGREVYNVTARNTDEESSLVWAMPYLVRSALADFPLGNGTVRTVRVRYDKRGGQMTNEVPVAPPPAAAPAGVSGASATPN from the coding sequence ATGAAGTGGGAGCGAGTGTGGCGGGCCGTCGTGCCGGTGATGGCGGTGCTGCTGTCGGGATGCACGACTTACGTTTCGACGCAGGTGACGGCTTTCTCGAATTGGAACGGCAGCGATGCGACGCGCACCTATGCCTTCGCACGAACGAGCGTGCAGCAGAACAGTATCGAACAGGCGACCTACGAGCAGTTCGTCGCGAACGAATTGGACGCGTACGCTTTTCGCCAGGTGCCGAGTGCGGATGCGCGCTATCTCGTCGGCTTGACGTACTCGATTCACACGGGCACGGTGACCGTGACTCAGCCCGTCTTTTACGGTAATCCTTGGCCGGGCCCCTTTTGGCGGCCAATCGGTCCGTGGGGGCCGTTCGGACCGTTTCCGCCCGATTACGTGACGCAAAGCTACCCCGTGTTCACGCATACGCTCGGTATCCGCATTACCGAGCGTGCGTCGGGTCGGGAGGTTTATAACGTCACGGCACGCAACACGGATGAGGAATCGTCGCTCGTGTGGGCGATGCCGTATCTCGTACGCAGCGCGCTCGCCGATTTTCCGCTCGGCAACGGCACCGTGCGCACGGTGCGTGTGCGCTACGACAAGCGCGGCGGCCAAATGACGAACGAGGTGCCTGTCGCGCCGCCGCCGGCGGCTGCCCCGGCGGGCGTGTCGGGCGCGAGCGCGACGCCGAACTAG
- a CDS encoding TMEM165/GDT1 family protein, producing the protein MQQAFLISTGAVALAEIGDKTQLLSLVLAARYRKPVPIMLGVLAATLANHACAGAIGAWLGALITPGIMRWALGVSFVVMGLWILVPDKLDPNEANVGRSHLGVFGTTVATFFLAEMGDKTQIATIALAARFHDFFGVVAGTTLGMMLANVPAILLGERFAHKLPTKTVHAVAAVLFIVLGALAFVRAGG; encoded by the coding sequence ATGCAACAAGCCTTTCTGATCTCGACCGGCGCCGTCGCGCTCGCCGAAATCGGCGATAAAACGCAATTGCTGTCGCTCGTGCTCGCCGCCCGCTATCGCAAGCCCGTGCCGATCATGCTCGGCGTGCTCGCGGCCACGCTCGCCAATCACGCCTGCGCCGGGGCGATCGGCGCCTGGCTCGGCGCGCTGATCACGCCGGGCATCATGCGCTGGGCGCTCGGCGTTTCATTCGTCGTCATGGGATTGTGGATACTCGTGCCCGACAAGCTCGACCCGAACGAAGCCAACGTCGGACGCAGCCATCTCGGCGTCTTCGGCACGACGGTCGCCACGTTCTTTCTCGCCGAGATGGGCGACAAGACGCAGATCGCCACGATCGCCCTCGCCGCGCGCTTTCACGACTTTTTCGGCGTGGTCGCGGGAACGACGCTCGGCATGATGCTGGCCAACGTGCCCGCCATCCTGCTCGGCGAGCGCTTTGCCCACAAGTTGCCGACAAAGACGGTCCACGCCGTCGCCGCCGTCTTGTTCATCGTGCTCGGCGCGCTGGCATTCGTGCGCGCCGGCGGTTGA
- a CDS encoding beta-ketoacyl synthase chain length factor, whose translation MLDLRWTIPVARWSSWPAGATAAPDIGFIDPLARRRLSSLSKMALKVAHDCAADRDVVRLVFASRHGELRRTTGMLEDIVAGQPVSPTAFSLSVLNAMTGVYSIARRDRSPATAISAGAETLGYALLEAHAQYSTDPATPVLVVYADEPVDARYGAVDHEMPAGALAILLDRSALEQLECVAGPALDAESASPFATQGEALMHGLAAHAAAAWQGLGRRWQWSLRSGGAV comes from the coding sequence ATGCTCGACCTGCGCTGGACCATTCCAGTCGCCCGGTGGTCTTCGTGGCCGGCCGGCGCGACGGCCGCTCCCGATATCGGGTTCATCGACCCGCTCGCGCGGCGCCGGTTGAGCTCGCTCTCCAAAATGGCGCTGAAAGTCGCGCACGATTGCGCGGCCGACCGCGATGTCGTGCGCCTCGTGTTCGCGTCCCGTCATGGCGAATTGCGCCGCACCACAGGCATGCTCGAAGATATCGTCGCCGGCCAGCCCGTTTCTCCCACCGCTTTCAGTTTGTCCGTGCTCAATGCGATGACGGGCGTCTACAGCATCGCGCGACGCGATCGATCGCCCGCGACGGCGATCTCGGCCGGTGCGGAAACGCTTGGCTACGCGTTGCTCGAAGCGCATGCGCAGTACAGCACCGATCCGGCTACGCCGGTGCTTGTCGTCTACGCGGATGAGCCGGTCGACGCGCGTTATGGCGCCGTCGATCACGAAATGCCGGCTGGCGCGCTCGCCATCTTGCTCGATCGCAGTGCGCTCGAGCAGCTCGAGTGTGTGGCCGGCCCGGCGCTCGACGCCGAGTCGGCGTCTCCGTTCGCGACGCAGGGCGAAGCGTTGATGCATGGATTGGCGGCACACGCCGCGGCGGCCTGGCAGGGGCTCGGCCGCCGTTGGCAGTGGTCGTTGCGTTCAGGCGGTGCCGTATGA
- a CDS encoding lysophospholipid acyltransferase family protein, producing MTGQAMARIDRAWRLVATGAAFTVFGICGVLFSVLVFPVAWLWPHRASSQRAVAAVIHGFFRTLVSLLEVVGVMKLDVSGAAALSARGPAIVVANHPTYLDVMVLLALIPRACCVVKNAHWGNPCFWGIVRAAQYVSNVDPSELIEAGARQLAAGYTMIIFPEGTRSPGGDRLHPFSRGFAHMALRSGIPIRPVLIDCDPPAFTKQMRWYHVPSRPFRMRIAALEPLKLDSFTAPGTPHAAAARVVARAVQAHITEHLFAYGFFKTRN from the coding sequence ATGACCGGACAGGCGATGGCGCGTATCGATCGGGCTTGGCGTCTCGTGGCTACCGGTGCCGCTTTTACGGTCTTCGGCATCTGCGGTGTGCTGTTTTCCGTGCTCGTCTTTCCGGTCGCGTGGCTTTGGCCGCATCGCGCGTCGAGCCAGCGCGCCGTCGCGGCGGTCATTCATGGATTCTTTCGCACGCTCGTCTCGCTGCTCGAGGTCGTCGGCGTCATGAAGCTCGACGTGAGCGGGGCCGCGGCTTTGAGCGCGCGCGGGCCGGCCATCGTGGTCGCGAATCACCCCACCTACCTCGACGTCATGGTGCTGCTCGCGCTCATTCCGCGCGCCTGCTGTGTCGTCAAGAATGCCCATTGGGGCAATCCGTGTTTTTGGGGCATCGTGCGCGCGGCCCAATACGTCAGCAATGTCGATCCGTCCGAGTTGATCGAGGCGGGCGCGCGCCAACTCGCCGCCGGCTATACGATGATCATTTTTCCCGAAGGGACGCGCAGCCCGGGCGGCGATCGGCTTCATCCGTTTTCGCGCGGTTTCGCCCATATGGCGCTGCGTTCCGGCATCCCGATTCGGCCGGTGTTGATCGATTGCGATCCCCCTGCCTTCACGAAACAAATGCGCTGGTATCACGTGCCGTCTCGGCCGTTCCGCATGCGCATTGCCGCCCTCGAGCCCCTCAAGCTCGACAGTTTCACCGCTCCCGGCACGCCGCACGCCGCCGCTGCGCGCGTCGTCGCGCGAGCGGTTCAAGCACATATCACCGAGCATCTGTTTGCGTATGGATTCTTTAAAACTCGAAATTAA
- a CDS encoding phosphopantetheine-binding protein — translation MDSLKLEIKQLLIEALDLEDLRPEDIDDDAPLFDTDGVGLDSIDALEIGIVLRKHYALTIAANDERTREHFRSINTLATLVQSQRAPAHADSDTATEGE, via the coding sequence ATGGATTCTTTAAAACTCGAAATTAAGCAGTTGTTGATCGAGGCACTCGACCTCGAGGATTTGCGTCCCGAGGACATCGACGACGATGCGCCGCTGTTCGATACCGACGGCGTGGGTCTCGATTCCATCGATGCGCTGGAGATCGGCATCGTGCTGCGCAAACACTATGCGTTGACGATTGCCGCCAACGACGAGCGCACGCGCGAGCACTTTCGCTCGATCAATACGCTTGCCACGCTCGTGCAAAGCCAACGGGCGCCGGCGCATGCCGATAGCGACACCGCAACGGAAGGGGAGTGA
- a CDS encoding acyl carrier protein, which produces MTDTEILERIRVIFSENFAIEPERVTPDAHLFDDLDLDSIDAVDLAIKLQEMTGRRIKPEEFKSVRTVGDVIGAVESLLAA; this is translated from the coding sequence GTGACCGATACCGAGATCCTCGAACGCATCCGCGTCATCTTCAGCGAAAATTTCGCGATCGAGCCGGAGCGCGTCACGCCCGATGCGCATCTGTTCGACGACCTGGACCTGGACAGCATCGATGCCGTCGATCTGGCGATCAAGCTTCAGGAGATGACGGGGCGCCGGATCAAGCCCGAAGAGTTCAAATCGGTGCGCACGGTCGGCGACGTCATCGGCGCCGTCGAATCGCTGCTCGCGGCCTGA
- a CDS encoding AMP-binding protein: protein MPVCLDHAAVLDFRAFKARVAKYASWLERQTGPRVAVCLDDPFEFVCALFAALACSKEPIVPSTSTPAYLAMLGSCYDVLLTAAELPSVDACVAADMRARDIDADAPLTLYTSGSSGVPKAVRKTLAQFDAEVRTLETQWGAMLGQAPMLASVPHRHIYGLLFRVFWPLAAGRAFDRGHCAEPLQLQARLAQVGRAAVVSSPSQLARWTELPGFDALVPAPCVFFSSGGPLAEEAAAVYARRFDGAPVEIYGSTETGGIAWRQRDRSDAWQGVPGVELKCDADGALVVRSPHLGHDEWHRTDDAVVFDDAGRFRLKGRLDRVVKLDGKRVSLPEIETHLARHPCVAQAAAVVLPGAARERLGVLVALTREGCAALLAGGRVALSKALRAHLGEYVETVVLPRRWRFCSALPFDARGKLPAAAVAAAFEARAQGVEVLAQFAHEDVLHYELRVPEALAHFAGHFPGLPILPGVVQIDWAVQLGAEQWPEVRSMRAVERLKFMIPVPPGAILHLTLAHDAARRKMRFAFCLGERDSASGVVAYGEAA, encoded by the coding sequence ATGCCGGTTTGCCTCGATCACGCGGCGGTGCTCGATTTTCGGGCCTTCAAGGCGCGTGTGGCGAAGTACGCGAGCTGGCTCGAGCGGCAAACCGGGCCGCGCGTCGCCGTTTGCCTCGACGATCCGTTCGAGTTTGTCTGCGCGCTGTTCGCAGCCCTTGCGTGCAGCAAGGAGCCGATCGTTCCGTCGACGTCGACGCCCGCGTATTTGGCGATGCTGGGCTCGTGCTACGACGTCTTGCTGACCGCGGCCGAACTGCCGTCGGTCGATGCGTGCGTTGCAGCCGACATGCGCGCGCGCGACATCGATGCCGACGCGCCGCTGACGCTTTATACGTCCGGCAGCAGCGGAGTGCCGAAAGCCGTGCGCAAGACGCTTGCGCAGTTCGACGCCGAAGTGCGCACGCTCGAGACGCAGTGGGGGGCGATGCTGGGGCAGGCGCCGATGCTTGCCAGCGTCCCGCATCGGCACATTTACGGTTTGCTGTTTCGCGTGTTCTGGCCGCTGGCCGCGGGACGCGCGTTCGACCGCGGGCACTGCGCAGAGCCCCTGCAACTGCAAGCGCGGCTCGCGCAGGTCGGCCGCGCGGCCGTGGTCTCGAGCCCGTCGCAACTCGCGCGCTGGACCGAGCTGCCGGGCTTCGATGCGCTCGTCCCGGCGCCGTGCGTATTCTTTTCGTCGGGCGGTCCGCTCGCCGAAGAAGCCGCCGCGGTGTACGCGCGCCGCTTCGACGGCGCGCCCGTCGAGATTTACGGCAGCACGGAGACGGGCGGCATCGCTTGGCGTCAGCGGGACCGCTCGGACGCATGGCAAGGCGTGCCCGGCGTCGAACTCAAATGCGATGCCGACGGCGCGCTCGTGGTGCGCTCACCGCACCTCGGACACGACGAATGGCATCGGACCGACGATGCCGTCGTGTTCGACGATGCCGGCCGCTTTCGGCTCAAGGGGCGGCTGGACCGCGTCGTGAAGCTCGACGGCAAGCGTGTCTCGCTACCCGAGATCGAGACGCATCTTGCGCGCCATCCGTGCGTGGCGCAGGCTGCCGCTGTCGTGTTGCCGGGGGCGGCGCGTGAGCGGCTCGGCGTGCTCGTCGCGTTGACGCGCGAAGGGTGCGCGGCGTTGCTCGCTGGAGGGAGAGTCGCGTTGTCGAAGGCGCTGCGCGCGCACCTGGGCGAGTATGTCGAGACAGTCGTGCTGCCGCGCCGCTGGCGCTTTTGCAGCGCGCTGCCGTTCGATGCGCGCGGCAAGCTGCCGGCCGCGGCCGTTGCCGCCGCGTTCGAGGCGCGCGCGCAAGGGGTGGAGGTACTCGCGCAGTTCGCGCATGAAGACGTGCTGCACTACGAGCTGCGCGTGCCCGAGGCGCTCGCGCACTTCGCCGGGCATTTTCCGGGCTTGCCGATCCTGCCCGGCGTCGTGCAGATCGACTGGGCCGTGCAGCTCGGCGCCGAGCAGTGGCCCGAGGTTCGCTCGATGCGCGCCGTCGAGCGGCTCAAGTTCATGATCCCGGTGCCGCCGGGCGCGATCCTGCATTTGACGCTGGCTCACGATGCGGCGCGCCGCAAAATGCGGTTCGCGTTCTGCCTTGGCGAGCGCGACAGCGCGTCGGGCGTCGTCGCCTATGGGGAGGCGGCGTGA